The Stieleria maiorica genome includes the window CGGTGCAGGAGTTTGCCGAGCAGGTCGAATCCCACGACCTGGTCGAATTAGAACAAGAGATTCAGAATCTGGAAGAATCGTTGCAAACGCTCAATGAACGTTGGTCATCGATCGAACAGCAAGTCGGCGCGCTGAAAAAAGAACTGTCCAGAATCGACGGTGACGACCGGGCCGCCGAACTGAACCAGGATCTGCAATTGCTTTATGGAACGATCCAACGCGAGTCGCAACAGTACGCAAAACTTCGAATCGCATCGATGATTTTGCAACAATCGATCGAGCACTACCGCAGCGAGAATGAAAGCCCGGTGTTGAAAATCGCCTGCCAGGCCTTCGAAGAATTGACTTGTGGCCGTTACGCCGGATTGAAACCCGAGTTTGACGACAAAGGCCGGTCAAAGTTGTTCGGCATCGCCGCCTCGCCGGCCGAGGAGGAAAACCTGGTGCCCGTTGATGCGATGAGCCTGGGGACCGCCGACGCGCTCTACCTGGCCATGCGGCTGGCGTCGCTGGAACACCAACTGTCAGCCGGTCACGCGATTCCCGTTGTGATCGACGACTGTTTGATCCAACTGGACGACGAACGAACGATCGCGGCCATGAAGCGGTTTTCAAAACTGTCCGAGCGGACACAGGTGATCTTGTTCACCCACCATCAACACCTGATCGATCTGGCTCAATCATCCCTGGATCCGGGACACTATCACCTGCATCGCCTGGCAACCTGATTGTTAACCTCGTGTTGCGGTTGGTTGAAGATTCCGGGACGACGGATGAATTCGCAGTCCAGTTTCTCCGAAAGGCGGTACGATTTTCCCCACACAGGGATCAAATCCGGTCAACGCATCGCAAGCGGGGCGTTTGATGAGAGGGATATGGCGCGATTAGACAAACAGCTGGACAGGCTTTCAGGCGAAAAGGTTTTCCGGCTCCATTGGCCCGAGGATGACTCGATGGACGTGGAGTTGCTTCGGGCCGAAATGGTTCGGGAAATCAATTCGCACGACCACCGAATTCCGTTGGACCTTCGGAGCGTCAAGGGCGCGCCAGCGGAGTTGGTCGACTTGCTGGTCGACATGGAACGCTACGCAAGGTCGAAGTCAAAGATCCTGTCGATGACTTGGATGCTGCCGCCGCTGCGCGATGCGATCGACCAGCGGATGGGACGGCAAAGCAAATCCAAATCGCAACGCGAATCGGACGCGGCCAGCAAGACGGCACGCGATCTATTGCGGCATGCGGAGCAAAAGCCAGGGTATGACCTTTCCAAGGCTGAAAAGCTCGATCGCAAGAAACGAGCCAAGAGGCCGAAACGAGGGACGCGCCGTTACCTGTCACTGGTCGCAATCATCCTGGTCGGTGCGATCGTCGTCGCTGGAGTGGAGGGATGGATCATCATGCAACAAGATGAAACCCTGGTCGTCCCCGAAAAGGGCTTTGAATCGCACCCCCAATGACCGCCCACCCCCTCATCTCTCCCACCCCAATCATCCTGCCCCCCATCATTCCGCCCTCTCATCATTCTGCCCCCCATCATTCTGCCTTCCATCGTTTTGCCCCTCAATCTGACATTCCGGAATCCCATCCCACTTTCAAAATTCGGCAGCTAGTCATCGGGTGCAGACGGTCGGCGGAGTGAAGCGTGACCAGATTCTGTCCTGCCAACACACATTCCAGGTCGACCAGTCGACGATTCGGCAATCCCGTCTGCCATCGAAAGAACCGGTGCATCAACCACTGGTACGCTGCGGCTTGCCGGCGCCGCCAACGGGTTTTCGGCCATACAAAGTCGACGAAATAAAACATGCCCTGCGGCCGCAGACCAGCCAAGAACCGAGGCAGACAATCCGCAAGTTCACTTTCGGTGAAACAATCCAGAATGAACGCTGCCACCAGCAAGTCATATTTGTCGGTCGGCACTGGAAACGTTCTCGCGTCGGTTTGCACAAACATCACGCGGTCCGATGCGCCGACACGTTCCACACGTCTGCGTTGGCGTCGTAACATTTGCTCACTCTGGTCCACCGTCGTGATCTGGCAATTCGGTTGAGTGAGACAAAGTTGCTGGAGCACCTGCCCCGTCCCATCTCCCAACACCAGTGCTCGGCCGGTCACAGGAAGTTGATCCACCAGCGCGACGCGGGCTCGGTAGAGCGAGTTACCGAACAGACAGAACTCTAGCCCGCGGTAGACCTTTGCCAGCCGATCGTAGCCGCGCACCGAGAGTTCGCTTTGGTCCATCACAAAACGGTGGAGACGCTACAGAACACGACGGCGGGGAAGACCAAGGCAACATCGGCCAACG containing:
- a CDS encoding class I SAM-dependent methyltransferase, coding for MDQSELSVRGYDRLAKVYRGLEFCLFGNSLYRARVALVDQLPVTGRALVLGDGTGQVLQQLCLTQPNCQITTVDQSEQMLRRQRRRVERVGASDRVMFVQTDARTFPVPTDKYDLLVAAFILDCFTESELADCLPRFLAGLRPQGMFYFVDFVWPKTRWRRRQAAAYQWLMHRFFRWQTGLPNRRLVDLECVLAGQNLVTLHSADRLHPMTSCRILKVGWDSGMSD